The nucleotide window ATCAGCCATGGCGAACTGATCCGCACCAGCGCCGATCAGACGATGACCGTCGATCCCTGCAATCTGCAGTTGCTCTACCAGGGGCGCAGCCCCAACTCCAGCGGCGACTACGGCCTCCTGCCCTACCGTCCGGGTCTGCTGACACTGCAGCGCTGACGGCGTGGCACGAGTCCGGCTCCGGTATGGAGCCGGCGTGGCGGGCTCGGCGGAAGGCCGAGCCCGCCCGGGTCACGCGACCACGTCAGCGCTCATACGGCGACGAAGCGCGGGTCGGGCAACGCTCGCCAGCCCGAGGGCCATCCCGCAGCGCTGTGCCGCCGCCGGTGGCGCTTGCCAACGGTCCAGGCGCACCGGGTCGCCTGGTGCGCTGCGGCGGACGAGCCAGGCTTCGGTGATGTGGGTGAACATCGCCTCGGCCGCACCGCTCGGGTCGTGGGCGGCGATGCGCTCGTACACACGGCGACGGCCGCGGTTGGAGGCGACGTACATGGCGCGCTCGGGCCGGTCCATGTACCGCGTGGTGTTGACGACCTGGCTCTCCAGCGCGCGGACCACCCCACGGGCGATGCGGTTTCCCGACGGCTGCATGATGACGTCGTGGAAGGCGACCCAGCTCGCCCGGCGCGTCCGGTGAAGGGCATCCGCGCCTGACGAGCGTCGGGTTCGTCCTACGCCGATCGCACAGTTGGTTGATCTTTGCGTGCCCAGGTGGTGGGCCTGGACAAGTCCCGGGAGGGACAGTGGCCTCCCCGGTCCGCACCGATGCGGGTTCTCACCCAACACGTCGTCGCGGACCAGCCAGGAGGCTCCGCTGGCGGCGATACCAAGCCGGGGCCATGGCGCCCTGATCGCGGCTCATGCCGAGGGAGGTGTCTGCGGCGGAGTCCTGCCATCCCGCAGAGAGCCTTCGCCCCAAGGGGCCGCGCCCATGAACGCCGGTGCGGCCGGCCCGAGGGCGACCGGATACAGTGCGCGAGACGGCAGCCTGGTCAGGGAGAGAAGCGTGACCGACACCAGCAACACCCGACCCGCCGACAGCGAAGCGCAAGCTCCGCGACAGAGCCGACTGCACCACCTGATGCGCTACCTCCCCCCTGATCGCCCCCGTCCTGCTGTGGGCCGTGCCCTGCTGGGTGCTCCTGCACACCGGCCAGCACTGGCCGCTGCCCGTCACGCTGGTCGGCACCGCCCTGTTCGCCCTAGGCCTAGTCGGTATGCCGCTCGCGATGGTGCGCGGCCACGGCCGGCGCCAGCAGGACCGGGCGGCGATCGTCGGTGACACCCTGCTGGGCACCAGCTGGGTTCTGTTCACCTGGTCCATTCTGCTCGGCGTCCCGTTGCGGCTCGCCCTGACCGTGGCCGGCGTCGACGAGAGTCAGGACCGGGCCCGAATCGTCACTTGGGCCGTCCTCGGCATAACCGCCGTACTACTCGCCTGGGGGTACGCCGAAGCCCGCCGCGTGCCGCGCGTGCGCCGACTCGACGTGCAACTCCCACGGCTGGGTGCCGGGTTGGACGGCACGCGCGTCGTCCTCATCACCGACACCCACTACGGCCCGCTCGATCGCGCTCGCTGGTCGGCGCGGGTATGCGAGACGGTGAACACTCTGGAAGCCGACCTGGTCTGCCACACCGGCGACATCGCGGACGGCACGGCCGAACGCCGCCGCGCCCAGGCCGTCCCACTCGGTACCGTGCGGGCCACCCGGGCCCGTGTATATGTCACCGGCAACCACGAGTACTACAGCGAGGCCCAGGGCTGGGTCGACCTGATGGACGAGCTGGGCTGGGAGCCGCTGCGCAACCGCCATCTGCTGCTCGAACGCGGAGGCGACACCCTCGTGGTCGCCGGCGTGGACGACGTCACCGCCGAGTCCTCCGGCCTGGCAGGCCACCGCGCCCACCTCGCCGGAGCCTTGAACGGCGCCGACCCCGACCTGCCCGTCCTGCTCCTGGCACACCAGCCCAAGTTCATCGACCGGGCGGCAGCCGCCGGCATCGACCTCCAACTCTCCGGCCACACCCACGGCGGCCAGATCTGGCCTTTCCACCACCTGGTCCGCCTCGACCAGCCCGCCCTCGCCGGCCTCAGCCACCACGGCACCCGCACCCTCCTCTACACCAGCCGCGGCACCGGCTTCTGGGGCCCGCCGTTCCGCGTCTTCGCCCCCAGCGAGATCACCCTGCTCGTGCTCCGCTCCCCGCACCTGCCCACCTCGCCGTAGCCCTGGGCGGGCCAACACATCCGCTCGGAGCAGTCCACGAGCCGAGGGATGCGGCGTCGACAGATGACCAGGCCCGTCTCGCCGAGGACAGGATCCGGACGATTCCCGGTGGACTGCTCGATGAGCCGGTTCGCCTGCTCTCGAAGGCCGTCGAGGAACTTGGCGTAGCGGCGGAAGAGAACCTCGATGCTCTGGCCGACGCGGCGGGCGCATTCGGCCGGGTCCACTCCGGATTGGAGCGCTGCGCGACTGCCGCCTCAAGGGCGACGGCGTCCACCACGCGATGCTCGGAATCGCCCGGCCTTTCCCATGGCGGCCGCGAGGCGGCCGTCACGCTCGCCAGGCCTCGCACTGCGTACTTCGGAGCCGGCGCAGGTCACGCCTCCCAGGTCTTCACCGTCCACGCTGACAACCGCGTCTCCATCCGGCTCCGACAGGACGGCCCGGCCCGCTGGAGCTCACCTCCCCGAATCCTGCCCCATCCAGCCAATCCCGACGGGTCTGTACGATCTCCTCCTGCGACCGTCCGATCCAGTTCCAGATCTAGGGCGTTTCCCCGTTGACCCAGTCACGGATGAGCCGGATCGTGCGCTCGGTCCGCTCCTCGTGCAGATAGTGGCCGGTGCCGGGCCAGTACTCGACGCGCGAACCGGGCACCCTTAGCGTGCCGCGCTCCCATTCGGCGGCCTTGTCGAACGTCCACACCGTCAGTGCCGGCTGCGTTCGGCGGCGCAGATACGCCTCGCTGTGCGGGCGGGCACCCACGGCGCCGGGATCGGTGTACATGCCCGCGTAGGCCTGGGCGACGACGTGGTCCGGTGTGCCGAGCATGGTGCGGATGTGCGCCGTACGAAGGCCGGGCGGGGCCTGCGGGGAGAAGGCGCCGGCCACGAAGGAGGCGGCGGCGCGGGCGCCGTGCTTCCGGTACTCGGCGAGGCGGGCCGGGATCTTCGCGATCTCGGCGTCGTGCGCGCCGTGCGCGGGATCGAGGGCGATGACCGACCGCACTGTCTGCGGGTGGCGGATGGCGAGTAGGTTGACGACCTGGACACCCATGGAGTGACCGACGGCGACGACCTGCCCCACACCCAGGGAATCGATCAGAACGGCCAGGTCTTCCGCCATCTCGGCCGGTGTGTTGCCCTCGTCCGGAACCTCGGAGCGGCCGTGGCCGCGCAGGTCGGGGACGAGAACACGGAACCGGTCGGCCAGCGCCTCGGCGTGGGGCGACCACTCCCGCCCGTCGCCGCCCCAGCCGTGCACCAGCAGCAGCGCGGGGGCGTCCTCCGGACCGAGGGAGGTGCAGAAGAGGCGGATACGGCCGAGGTCGTGCAGTGTCATGAGTGGGCGCCCGGGGTGGTGCGGTAGGTGGCATGGGCGAAGTCCGCGTGCACGCCGGAACCGTCGAGGTCCTGCACCCAGAGTCCCAGCATCGCACCGGTGAAGCCCAGGACCCTCAGCTGTCCCTCGTGGAACTCGTCGGCGTGCTCGTCCGACAGGACGGTCGCGTCGAGGACCGGCCCCAGCTCCTGGGGACCTTCGCCGCCGGTGTCGTACGAGAAGTGCAGGTCGGGACCGTCGAGTTCGGCGTGGAGTACGACGGGGCGCCCGGGTGCGAGCGGGATCCTGGGCGGGTGCGCGGTGAGCTTTCCTGCCTCGCAGCTCAGTGCCCGCAGTGCCGGGGAGCCGTCGTCCTCGGCTGTGACGTACAGGTAGTGCCAGTTGCGGGTGTTGTAGTACGCGGTGAGTCCGGCCATGTGGTCGGAGGAACCCGGCGCGAAGGTCAGCTCGGTCTCGAACGAGCAGCGCCGTGCCGTCACCCGCCGGGCGACCAGACTGGGCGTCCGACGGCCGACCGGGGACTGACCGCCCCGGATGCGCAGTCGGCCCGGCGCCGGTTCGACCCACTCCGGATCGGCCGGGCGGCGCAGAGTGGACCAGTCGGGGCCGAGGGCCGGGGCGTCGAAGTGGTCCGTGGCGGGCCGTTGGGGCACCGGAGCGGGAGCCAGGTCGGGCGCCCGTACGGTCACGGCGGGGACCGCGCCCGCGATGCGCGGCCAGCCGTCCTCGGTCCAGGTCACGGGCTGCAGGGCGGTCTCCCGGCCCCGTACGCACCGGCCGCGCTCGCTGTAGGGGCGGGCGGTGATGTGGGCGGCGTACCACTGGCCGTCCTGGGTCTCGACCAGCGAGCAGTGTCCGGCCTTCTGGAGTTCCAGGGTCGGATCGTGCCGGGAGGTGAGCAGGGGTCCGGCCGGGTCGGGCTCGTACGGGCCGAACAGATCCCGGGAGCGGGCGACCGCAGCCCCGTGTTCGTAGCCGGTGCCGCCCTCGGCGTGGACGAGGTAGTACCAGCCGTTCCGACGGTAGAGGTGTGGGCCCTCGGCGACCCCGGCGGCGGTGCCCACGGAGATCGTCCGGGGCGCGCCGAGCAGCTTTCGCGCCGCGCGGTCGTATTCCTGGAGCTCGATCCCGGCGAACGACTCCCGATCCGGGCGCCAGTCGAAGCGCATGTTGAGCAGCCAGCTGCGCCCGTCCCCTTCATGGATGTCGTGGAACAGGGACACGTCGAAGCCCCGGCCGTGCAGCGGCACCGGGTCCGACCACGGGCCCTCGATGGACGGGGCCGTGGTGACGTGGTTGGGGAGGTCCTTCCAGCCCTCCGCGTAGGTGTCGACCACGGTGAACACCAGGTGGAACAGGCCGTCGGCGTACGAGAGTCCGGGTGCCCAGATACCGCCGGAGTCGGGTACGCCCGTCAGGTCGAGCAGGCGTCGGCTGTCCAGGACCCCGCCCAACGACCGCCAGTTCACCAGGTCCCGGGAGTGGTGAAGGCGAACCCCCGGGTACCACTCGAAGGTGGACGTGGCGATGTAGAAGTCGTCGCCGACCCGCAGGATCACGGGGTCGGGTTCGAAACCGCGCAGGACGGGGTTGTGGATCACGAAAAACTCCGCGGGAGGGGTCAGAGGGTGAACAGCAGGGTGCCGAACCCCGGGTGGTCGCACTGGTTGGGCGCGCCCTCCGGCCGGAGCCCGCTCGCCACCTGGGCGGTGTACGGGGCGGACTTGCCGGCGCGCTTCACATAGTGGTTGTAGGCGATCTCGTAGATGTTGCGGTACGTGCCGCGCCCGTCGGTGGAGATGCTCGACCAGTGCCAGTCGCACCGCCCGAACGTGGCGTCGTACGGGACGGTGTTGCCGAGGTTGTACTTGGCTGTGTATTCGTAGCCCGACAGCAGCAGGGAGTTGGAGACGCCGAACATGTCGAGGCCCTGGATCCAGCCGGTCTGGCAGATCTCGGCGAGCGAGCCGAGGATCAGCTGGGCGTACCCCTGGGTGCGGCCGGACTCGCAGCACTGGCCGGTGCCGGACCGGATCAGTTTGGTCAGTCCGCAGCAGCCGTGTGTCATGAAGGCGTTGTACGCGTTGTCGAAGAGGGTGAGGTTGTTGCAGGCCACCGCGATCTGCATCATGCCCTTGAGGCCCATCAGGCCGTAGGCGCCGTCGCCGTAGACGTTGATGAGCGGGACGAAGACGTTCTCGAACATGGCGACCGTGTCGGCGAGTTCAGCGGCCGTCCAGCTGCCCGCCGGGCCGGTGTAGTGCATGATCTCGACGGCGGCTGCGAGTTTGGCCCCGTAGATCCCGGCGGCGAGTTCGGCGTCCTTGCCGTTGATCTCCTCAAGGGCGTTGGTCCAGGACTTGATGATGGTCAGGGCCTTGGTGGCGTGCGCGGTGTCTCGGGTGATGTACCACATGAGGGCGTTCTGGTACGCGGCGTTGCAGTCGTACCAGAGTTCCGCGTTGCCGGGATCGCCGGCGGGGTCGCGGGTGACCGTGGCCCGGCCTCCCGCCATGGTGTAGGAGGAGCGGGAGAAGGAGTCGTTCTTGAAGACGTTGTAGCCGCTCAGCCAGGGTTCGGCGCCGGCCGCGACCTTGGCGCGCATCCGGTCGAGGTCGGCACGGCTGTGCAGCACGCCCGGGTGGGTCAGGGAGGTCAGGCCGGAGGTGACGGCGGCGGCCGGGCCGGCTCCGGCCAGGGACGCTCCGGCGAGGCCCGCCGCGCCGGCGCCGACGGCGGTGATCTGGAGGAAGCGGCGGCGGTTGGGCGGGCCCGGCGTCACGGAGGGTTGCGGCTCTGTCATGGGCTGTCTGTCCTCTTTCACTCGACGTTGAGTGCGGGAAGCGGAGGAGGGCGACGTGGAGTTGAGCGGGGAGCCGGTGCGGTCCCCCGTGCCGCACCGGCTCCCCTGGTCGGTCAGCGGCTCCGGTGGAGCACCAGGGTGCTGAGCGGGCCGAGCTTCGGCCGCTGCCCGGCGCCGATCGTCCTGCCGGTGGCCAGGTCGCGGGCCGGGCCGAACTGCTGACGGGCGGGCAGGGTGAACGTCCTGTCGGTGCTGGTGTTCATGGCGATCAGGTAGTCGCCGTACTCACAGAGGTAGAACGGCGCACGGCCGACGAGCATCGTCTCCACGCCGTCGAAGTGGACGCCGAGGGTGGGGTCCGGGATGTCGTCGGGGATCGGGGCGAGATGGTAGACGTCGCCCTCCTGCGACTGGTGGAGGGTGTCGCCGGGCGGCGGGAAGCCTCCCGGGGGAAGGTGGCCGGCCCCGGGGTCGTTGATGGCGTAGTCCCACAGGATCCAGTCCCGTGCCGTGAACGTCTCATCGGTCGTGCCGGCGCTGCGCTCGCGGACGGTCGCCGAGCGCTGGTCGACGGGCGTGAGGTGGTGGATGCGGGCGTAGTTGTTCACGCCCTGGCGGGACCGCCAGTAGAGGGAGGCGAACAGCAGTTCCTCACCGTTCTTGACGGCCAGGCAGCCGTTCTCCTCGTCGGCGAAGACGAAGTCCGGCTGCTCCCAGGCGGTGGGGATGCGGGCGGGACGGTTGGCGAGGGCCTGGAAGGCGTCCCAGTCGCGGGACACCAGGCGCAGCGCGGCGAGGCCGACACGGGTCCAGGTGTGGTTGATGAGCAGGTCCAACTGCCGGTAGAACTGGCCGTCGTCCACCATCTCCTGGGTCCAGCCGACGATGTCGGGGTCCTTGAACACCGCGGCGGACATCACGGGGTGGGAGTCCCAGGCGGTGCGGGACGCGTAGGCGATCTCGCCCGGATAGACCTCGTTGCGCCAGCCGATAACCGTTTCGATACGGGAGACACGGGCGCCCGTCTCGTCGACGTCCACGACCCGGAACCGGCCGCGCGCCTTGATGATCTTGACCATCTGTTCGCGCAGCTCGGGCGCCTCCTGGGCGTCGTGGCCGCGCGTGACCGACTCGTACATCATGACCAGCCAGTCGATGACCTCACCGTAGCTGCCCACATACCCCAGCTCGCGGGTCAGGCCCGCCTTGGTGACCTGATGGTAGGTCTCGCCGAGCGGCTTGGTGGGGTTGCCGTCCTTGTCCTCCCGGCCGAGGTAGGGCTTCATGCCGAGCGACTGGTACATGTAGTCGCGGGCCTTGTCCTCCGGCAGCGCGAGGTCCGGGTCGAGGAGCCTCAGGCCACGGTTGGCCTGGTACAGGCCGATGGCGCAGATCTGCGACTGGTTGGTGTAGTGCGGGAAATGCTGTCGCCAGTAGTCCCGGCTGGACTTGAGCATGTCGGTGTACGCGGCGCGGCGCACCGGCTGCTCGGGGGCGCCGGAGCTCTTCGGCGCGGTGACGGTCAGGTCGTCGAACCATGCGGTGCCGGGGCCGGACAGCCGCAGATGGAACTCCACCTGGGTGGCGCCGGACGGGGTCTCCAGGTCGATCGAGACCTGCTCCCAGTCGTGGGTGCCCGTGGCCGCGAACTTGCGGTGGTCACTGCCGACGAGCTTGCCGTTCGCGTCGAAGAACAAGGGGTCGATGTGCGCGCCCGTGCCGGTGACACCGTCCGTCCTGATCCACGCGCTGTAGGCGTACGTGCCCTCGCCGACCTGGAACCTGGCCGTGTTGTGGGCGGTGACGAAGCCGTTCGACGCGGTGGCCGCGAGCTTCAGCGAGGCGGTGCCGGAGCGGGAGACGTCCGTGACCCGGGACCAGGTGGCGTCGGCTGTCCTGCCCCAGCTGGGGACGGTCCAGCCCGTGGGGACGGTGCCGGGGCCCTGCTCGAAGCCGGGGTTGCGTATCTCGGCCGGCCCGATCAGCTCCACCGAGTCGAACCAGGCGGTACCGGGGCCGGACAGCCGCAGATGGAACTCCACCTGGGTGGCGCCGGACGGGGTCTCCAGGTCGATCGAGACGTACTCCCAGCCGTGCGTGCCGGTAGTGGCGAACTTCTTGTGGTCGCTGCCGACCAGCGTGCCGCTCGCGTCGAAGAACAGCGGGTCGATGTGCGCGCCGGCGCCGGTGACGCCCTCGGTCCTGATCCAGGCCCCGTAGGTGTACGTGCCCTTGCCGATACGTGTCTTGGGGCTGGAGTAGGTGTACATGTTGCCGCCGGCGGCGGGCACCTGGAGCTTCAGCGAGGCGGAGCCGGCGCGGTGGACCGCCGTGTCCCGCGACCACGTGGCACCGGCGGTCTGCCCCCAGCTGGGCGCCAGCCAGCCCATGGGGGTCTCGTCGCCCTCCTCGAAGCCCGGGTTGGTGATCTCGTACGGGGAGCCGGTGACCCGCTGGTCGAGGCGGTCGCCGAGGTGTTCCCACAGCAGGGCCAGCGTCAGGCCGACGCGGCCGAAGCCCTGCCACTGCTGGTCGGAGCCGGTGAGGATCGAGGCGTCGGACTTCCAGGCCATGTAGCGGCCGTCGATGGCCCGCAGCACGCGGTCCAGGGCGGCGGGGTTCTGGTGGGCGGGGCTCCCCGACCAGAGGTAGCCCTCGGCAAGGGACTGGAACGCGAAGGCGTCCATTCCGGCCGGGTTCGCGGAGGTGAGGTAGAACTTCTGGTCCTTCTCGACGCGCTTGCGTACGGCCTCCAGCACCTCGGGGCCTTCCACGGTGCGCGGCCTGAACTCCGGCGCGGGGCCCTGGACCTCGCCCTTCGGCGGGACGAAGTACGGCTCGGTGTGCGTGTAGATGCGGTAGATGCCCCGGGAGGGCGTCGTCTGCTTCCGGTACAGC belongs to Streptomyces graminofaciens and includes:
- a CDS encoding alginate lyase family protein produces the protein MTEPQPSVTPGPPNRRRFLQITAVGAGAAGLAGASLAGAGPAAAVTSGLTSLTHPGVLHSRADLDRMRAKVAAGAEPWLSGYNVFKNDSFSRSSYTMAGGRATVTRDPAGDPGNAELWYDCNAAYQNALMWYITRDTAHATKALTIIKSWTNALEEINGKDAELAAGIYGAKLAAAVEIMHYTGPAGSWTAAELADTVAMFENVFVPLINVYGDGAYGLMGLKGMMQIAVACNNLTLFDNAYNAFMTHGCCGLTKLIRSGTGQCCESGRTQGYAQLILGSLAEICQTGWIQGLDMFGVSNSLLLSGYEYTAKYNLGNTVPYDATFGRCDWHWSSISTDGRGTYRNIYEIAYNHYVKRAGKSAPYTAQVASGLRPEGAPNQCDHPGFGTLLFTL
- a CDS encoding Tat pathway signal sequence domain protein: MSHAPRRREVLKYAGTTGVAAAGLGLLTSQPAAAAPVTESDDSAAFKKAVCKPLDIVVFGDAESEAEHGLTATLSDMVTGGLGQSARVLNPTAPASYWGGTLKFDVAVSPTDTTYVTVRLWGDDHDDTSEQAGSGTNMWRLQLFVDGRQVGYQDEGAVDSLDILDTAPRTPGRFFFHTLPLPESMTSGKEKVTLEIRAMGRIWSYGQNPDQLYRKQTTPSRGIYRIYTHTEPYFVPPKGEVQGPAPEFRPRTVEGPEVLEAVRKRVEKDQKFYLTSANPAGMDAFAFQSLAEGYLWSGSPAHQNPAALDRVLRAIDGRYMAWKSDASILTGSDQQWQGFGRVGLTLALLWEHLGDRLDQRVTGSPYEITNPGFEEGDETPMGWLAPSWGQTAGATWSRDTAVHRAGSASLKLQVPAAGGNMYTYSSPKTRIGKGTYTYGAWIRTEGVTGAGAHIDPLFFDASGTLVGSDHKKFATTGTHGWEYVSIDLETPSGATQVEFHLRLSGPGTAWFDSVELIGPAEIRNPGFEQGPGTVPTGWTVPSWGRTADATWSRVTDVSRSGTASLKLAATASNGFVTAHNTARFQVGEGTYAYSAWIRTDGVTGTGAHIDPLFFDANGKLVGSDHRKFAATGTHDWEQVSIDLETPSGATQVEFHLRLSGPGTAWFDDLTVTAPKSSGAPEQPVRRAAYTDMLKSSRDYWRQHFPHYTNQSQICAIGLYQANRGLRLLDPDLALPEDKARDYMYQSLGMKPYLGREDKDGNPTKPLGETYHQVTKAGLTRELGYVGSYGEVIDWLVMMYESVTRGHDAQEAPELREQMVKIIKARGRFRVVDVDETGARVSRIETVIGWRNEVYPGEIAYASRTAWDSHPVMSAAVFKDPDIVGWTQEMVDDGQFYRQLDLLINHTWTRVGLAALRLVSRDWDAFQALANRPARIPTAWEQPDFVFADEENGCLAVKNGEELLFASLYWRSRQGVNNYARIHHLTPVDQRSATVRERSAGTTDETFTARDWILWDYAINDPGAGHLPPGGFPPPGDTLHQSQEGDVYHLAPIPDDIPDPTLGVHFDGVETMLVGRAPFYLCEYGDYLIAMNTSTDRTFTLPARQQFGPARDLATGRTIGAGQRPKLGPLSTLVLHRSR
- a CDS encoding glycoside hydrolase family 43 protein; its protein translation is MIHNPVLRGFEPDPVILRVGDDFYIATSTFEWYPGVRLHHSRDLVNWRSLGGVLDSRRLLDLTGVPDSGGIWAPGLSYADGLFHLVFTVVDTYAEGWKDLPNHVTTAPSIEGPWSDPVPLHGRGFDVSLFHDIHEGDGRSWLLNMRFDWRPDRESFAGIELQEYDRAARKLLGAPRTISVGTAAGVAEGPHLYRRNGWYYLVHAEGGTGYEHGAAVARSRDLFGPYEPDPAGPLLTSRHDPTLELQKAGHCSLVETQDGQWYAAHITARPYSERGRCVRGRETALQPVTWTEDGWPRIAGAVPAVTVRAPDLAPAPVPQRPATDHFDAPALGPDWSTLRRPADPEWVEPAPGRLRIRGGQSPVGRRTPSLVARRVTARRCSFETELTFAPGSSDHMAGLTAYYNTRNWHYLYVTAEDDGSPALRALSCEAGKLTAHPPRIPLAPGRPVVLHAELDGPDLHFSYDTGGEGPQELGPVLDATVLSDEHADEFHEGQLRVLGFTGAMLGLWVQDLDGSGVHADFAHATYRTTPGAHS
- a CDS encoding alpha/beta fold hydrolase gives rise to the protein MTLHDLGRIRLFCTSLGPEDAPALLLVHGWGGDGREWSPHAEALADRFRVLVPDLRGHGRSEVPDEGNTPAEMAEDLAVLIDSLGVGQVVAVGHSMGVQVVNLLAIRHPQTVRSVIALDPAHGAHDAEIAKIPARLAEYRKHGARAAASFVAGAFSPQAPPGLRTAHIRTMLGTPDHVVAQAYAGMYTDPGAVGARPHSEAYLRRRTQPALTVWTFDKAAEWERGTLRVPGSRVEYWPGTGHYLHEERTERTIRLIRDWVNGETP
- a CDS encoding FCD domain-containing protein, with product MLGENPHRCGPGRPLSLPGLVQAHHLGTQRSTNCAIGVGRTRRSSGADALHRTRRASWVAFHDVIMQPSGNRIARGVVRALESQVVNTTRYMDRPERAMYVASNRGRRRVYERIAAHDPSGAAEAMFTHITEAWLVRRSAPGDPVRLDRWQAPPAAAQRCGMALGLASVARPALRRRMSADVVA